The following are encoded in a window of Helicoverpa armigera isolate CAAS_96S chromosome 24, ASM3070526v1, whole genome shotgun sequence genomic DNA:
- the LOC110371136 gene encoding phenoloxidase-activating factor 2 — translation MIKLLSFLLLVTAVQSDDLDKLLEEIFGSTSTTEKSAQNESETTHIENAPCKFSDGREGRCVPYYRCSSTSNSDLEGNLCSDYFDVCCPEDKTIPKPEKRETQQQGCGWSSPIGGDLPTQGVAQFGEFPWRVVLFTVEPIHIEVPESQKISLFAGTGTLIHPSFVLVAAHLVPTNKTWRIRAGEWDTQSAKEIYPFQERDVASVEIHENYDQHQKLYDIALVFLAKPFDLAPNVQVACLPPRNFVQKDGSRCFGTGWGKELNNGFRRYTTLPKKVELPVIGHDKCKERLGSMSELDSSIMCAGENGTESCSNHGISGLSCPLELQTNRYVEVGITAKGDGCDEESTPVVFVNVSAVRDWIDDKVSAKGYDSKTYTY, via the coding sequence atgataaaactaTTATCATTTCTTCTGCTTGTGACCGCGGTTCAAAGTGACGATCTAGATAAGTTGCTTGAAGAGATTTTCGGTTCTACATCTACGACGGAGAAGTCAGCCCAAAATGAATCAGAGACAACTCATATTGAAAACGCACCATGCAAGTTCAGTGATGGCCGTGAAGGAAGATGTGTACCATACTACCGATGCTCTTCTACTAGTAATAGTGACTTAGAAGGAAATCTTTGTAGTGACTACTTTGATGTATGCTGCCCTGAAGACAAGACGATACCTAAACCTGAGAAACGTGAAACACAGCAACAAGGTTGCGGCTGGTCTAGTCCTATCGGCGGTGATCTGCCAACGCAAGGAGTAGCACAGTTTGGAGAATTCCCTTGGAGGGTCGTTCTTTTCACCGTGGAGCCGATACACATTGAGGTCCCTGAGAGCCAAAAAATCAGTCTATTTGCTGGTACAGGCACTTTAATACACCCAAGCTTTGTCCTTGTCGCTGCTCACCTAGTACCCACTAATAAAACATGGAGAATCAGGGCAGGAGAATGGGACACACAGTCAGCCAAAGAGATCTATCCTTTTCAAGAGAGAGATGTAGCATCAGTTGAGATTCATGAAAACTATGACCAACATCAGAAGCTCTACGATATTGCGCTTGTATTCTTAGCAAAGCCTTTTGACCTAGCTCCTAACGTTCAAGTAGCTTGTCTACCACCACGGAATTTCGTTCAAAAAGATGGTTCACGCTGCTTTGGTACTGGATGGGGCAAAGAACTAAATAACGGTTTTAGAAGATATACAACCCTTCCGAAGAAGGTTGAGTTACCGGTAATAGGACATGACAAATGTAAAGAGAGGCTGGGAAGTATGTCTGAATTGGATTCTTCCATCATGTGTGCTGGAGAAAATGGGACTGAATCCTGTTCGAATCATGGAATTTCAGGCCTCTCTTGCCCTCTTGAGTTGCAGACAAACCGGTACGTTGAAGTAGGTATAACAGCGAAGGGAGATGGTTGTGATGAAGAAAGTACTCCAGTAGTATTTGTGAATGTTTCTGCGGTAAGAGATTGGATCGACGATAAAGTGTCAGCCAAAGGTTATGACTCCAAGACCTATACTTATTGA
- the LOC110371135 gene encoding phenoloxidase-activating factor 2, translated as MFKILPLLLLSSSLLEAAMYSPGGMIYPGPSNARQGRNDPAVPCTRKDGQVGECVPYYLCNENINSPSNYHGSIDIIVQGDFCTSSIDTCCLRSDRRPPNQPVKPVQPTARTGCGWANPDGVSFININGNNGETKFGEFPWMVAILNRDQDNKNKSGDQQPHAFIGGGSLIHPSVVLTAAHVVKDAKSLVIRAGDWDTQTDKEIYPHQERNVDSVRIHEDFVAGNLFYDIAVVFLAEPVQLAPNVGVVCLPTAGIHQEEGNRCIATGWGKDKFGKEGRYAVILKKVDLPVVKHNKCEVALRKTRLGELFLLHSSFMCAGGEPDKDSCTGDGGSPLSCPIENAKDRYVQGGIVSWGIGCGEGGIPGVFVDVSGLRNWIDDKVAGKGYDTRVYTY; from the coding sequence ATGTTCAAAATACTGCCTTTGCTACTGTTATCCAGTAGTTTATTAGAAGCAGCAATGTACTCGCCCGGTGGAATGATATATCCGGGTCCATCTAATGCGCGCCAAGGTCGAAATGATCCTGCAGTCCCATGTACAAGAAAGGATGGTCAGGTAGGAGAGTGTGTTCCATACTATCTATGCAACGAAAACATTAACTCTCCCTCTAATTATCACGGAAGTATTGACATCATTGTTCAAGGCGATTTTTGTACTTCATCAATAGATACCTGCTGCCTACGATCCGATAGGAGACCTCCTAACCAACCAGTTAAACCCGTACAGCCTACAGCCCGTACAGGATGCGGCTGGGCTAACCCTGATGGCGTAAGCTTCATAAACATTAATGGAAATAATGGTGAAACTAAATTCGGAGAATTCCCATGGATGGTGGCTATTCTTAATAGAGATcaagacaataaaaataaatcaggtGACCAACAACCTCATGCATTTATCGGCGGAGGCTCGCTAATCCACCCAAGTGTTGTTTTAACTGCCGCTCACGTGGTAAAAGATGCCAAATCTTTAGTAATCAGAGCAGGAGATTGGGATACACAGACTGATAAAGAAATATACCCTCACCAAGAAAGAAATGTAGATTCTGTACGTATTCACGAAGACTTTGTTGCTGGAAACTTGTTTTACGATATCGCCGTTGTATTCTTAGCTGAACCAGTTCAACTGGCTCCGAATGTTGGAGTAGTGTGCTTACCAACGGCTGGTATCCACCAAGAGGAAGGCAATCGATGCATTGCTACAGGTTGGGGTAAAGACAAATTTGGCAAAGAAGGGCGGTATGCTGTTATATTGAAGAAGGTTGATCTCCCAGTAGTGAAACATAATAAATGTGAAGTAGCTCTTCGGAAGACGCGTTTGGGGGAACTTTTTCTACTGCATTCTTCGTTCATGTGTGCTGGAGGGGAACCAGATAAGGATAGTTGTACGGGAGATGGTGGGTCACCATTGTCCTGTCCTATTGAGAATGCTAAAGACCGTTATGTGCAAGGAGGTATCGTATCCTGGGGTATCGGATGCGGAGAAGGTGGAATTCCTGGTGTTTTCGTTGATGTGTCGGGTTTGAGGAATTGGATTGATGATAAAGTGGCTGGTAAGGGTTATGACACTAGAGTTTATACTTATTGA